A single Lolium perenne isolate Kyuss_39 chromosome 6, Kyuss_2.0, whole genome shotgun sequence DNA region contains:
- the LOC127306706 gene encoding aluminum-activated malate transporter 10, with amino-acid sequence MDATAREAQSGLEWRVTVPEGASVTVEYESGLAGRAWAWLVSCVAVLGAKVSGFAKKVWKIGADDPRRAVHSLKVGLALTLVSVFYYTRPLYDGVGGAAMWAIMTVVVVFEYTVGGSVYKGFNRAVATASAGLLGLGVSWVASKSGDKLEPIITTGSLFLLAAAATFSRFIPTVKARFDYGVTIFILTYSLVAVSGYRVDELLALAQQRLVTVAIGIFICLAVTVLVWPVWAGQELHLLTVRNMEKLADSIEACVDDYFAADAEEEEKRDPKASKSEGYKCVLNSKASEDSQRNLARWEPAHGKFGFRHPYGQYPKLGAAMRHCAYCVETLHSCVGAEVQAPEHVKQLLSDVCTRLGAQCARVLKEASRSIAAMTVSRELDLAVAEMGTAVHELQGDLRDLPFSLAKEPGEASLIDAMPLFTMASLLTEISARIEAVVEAVDTMASVAGFKQPEDDDEKKGDAELKLKVHPVNESDSDEPPENNRSKATV; translated from the exons ATGGACGCCACCGCGAGGGAAGCGCAGAGTGGTCTGGAGTGGCGGGTGACGGTACCGGAGGGCGCGTCGGTGACGGTGGAGTACGAGTCTGGCCTGGCCGGGAGAGCGTGGGCGTGGCTGGTCTCCTGCGTGGCCGTGCTCGGAGCCAAGGTGTCCGGCTTCGCGAAGAAGGTCTGGAAGATCGGCGCCGATGATCCCCGGAGGGCGGTGCACAGCCTCAAAGTGGGCTTGGCTCTCACCTTGGTCTCCGTCTTCTACTACACCCGGCCGCTGTACGATGGCGTCGGCGGGGCTGCCATGTGGGCCATCATGACAGTCGTGGTGGTCTTCGAGTATACTGTTG GCGGCAGCGTGTACAAGGGGTTCAACAGAGCCGTCGCGACGGCGAGCGCCGGATTGCTCGGGCTCGGCGTGAGCTGGGTGGCGAGCAAGTCTGGCGACAAGCTCGAGCCGATCATCACCACTGGCTCCCTCTTCTTGCTTG CTGCGGCGGCCACGTTCTCGCGGTTCATCCCGACGGTGAAGGCGCGGTTCGACTACGGCGTGACCATCTTCATCCTCACCTACAGCCTGGTGGCCGTGTCAGGGTACCGCGTGGATGAGCTGCTGGCGCTGGCGCAGCAGCGCCTCGTCACCGTGGCCAtcggcatcttcatctgcctcgCCGTCACCGTCCTCGTCTGGCCCGTGTGGGCCGGCCAGGAGCTGCACCTCCTCACCGTGCGCAACATGGAGAAGCTCGCCGACTCCATCGAGGCCTGCGTCGACGACTACTTTGCCGCcgacgccgaggaggaggagaagcgcgACCCCAAGGCCAGCAAGTCGGAGGGGTACAAGTGCGTGCTCAACTCCAAGGCGTCCGAGGACTCGCAGCGGAACCTGGCGCGGTGGGAGCCCGCGCACGGCAAGTTCGGCTTCCGCCACCCCTACGGCCAGTACCCCAAGCTCGGCGCCGCCATGCGCCACTGCGCCTACTGCGTGGAGACCCTGCACAGCTGCGTCGGCGCCGAGGTCCAGGCCCCCGAGCACGTCAAGCAGCTGCTCAGCGACGTGTGCACGAGGCTCGGCGCGCAGTGCGCGCGGGTGCTGAAGGAGGCGTCGCGGTCCATCGCCGCCATGACGGTGTCCCGGGAGCTGGACTTGGCAGTTGCCGAGATGGGCACGGCGGTGCACGAGCTACAGGGCGACCTGCGGGACCTCCCGTTTAGCCTGGCCAAAGAACCAGGAGAGGCGTCGCTGATCGACGCCATGCCGCTCTTCACCATGGCGTCGCTGCTGACGGAGATATCGGCGAGGATCGAGGCCGTCGTCGAGGCCGTCGATACGATGGCCAGCGTCGCAGGGTTCAAGCAGCCCGAAGATGATGACGaaaaaaagggagatgctgaGTTGAAACTGAAAGTGCACCCAGTGAACGAGTCGGATTCCGACGAGCCACCTGAAAACAACAGGAGCAAAGCAACCGTCTGA